A genomic window from Nevskiales bacterium includes:
- the clpP gene encoding ATP-dependent Clp endopeptidase proteolytic subunit ClpP, with protein MSTIPTRALNLVPMVIEQTARGERAFDIYSRLLKERVVFVVGPIDDHMANLVVAQLLFLESENPDKDIHLYINSPGGVVSAGLSIYDTMQFIKPDVSTMCLGQAASMGAVLLAAGAKGKRYCLPHSRVMVHQPLGGFQGQASDIEIHAKEILATRDRLNRILQKHTGQPLDKIEKDTDRDYFMSSEEAVAYRLADEVLSSRKQSAAV; from the coding sequence ATGAGCACTATCCCGACTCGCGCCCTCAACCTGGTCCCGATGGTCATCGAACAGACCGCGCGCGGCGAGCGGGCCTTCGACATCTACTCGCGCCTGCTCAAGGAGCGCGTGGTATTCGTGGTCGGGCCGATCGACGACCACATGGCCAACCTGGTGGTGGCGCAGCTGCTGTTCCTGGAATCCGAGAACCCGGACAAGGACATCCACCTGTACATCAACTCGCCGGGCGGGGTGGTGTCGGCCGGCCTGTCCATCTACGACACCATGCAGTTCATCAAGCCGGACGTTAGCACCATGTGCCTGGGCCAGGCCGCCAGCATGGGTGCGGTGCTGCTGGCCGCCGGCGCCAAGGGCAAGCGGTACTGCCTGCCGCATTCGCGGGTCATGGTCCACCAGCCGCTGGGCGGCTTCCAGGGCCAGGCCTCGGACATCGAGATCCACGCCAAGGAAATCCTGGCAACGCGCGACCGGCTCAACCGCATCCTGCAGAAGCATACCGGCCAGCCGCTGGACAAGATCGAGAAGGACACCGACCGCGACTACTTCATGAGCAGCGAGGAAGCGGTGGCCTATCGCCTGGCGGACGAGGTCTTGAGCTCGCGCAAA